From one Rhodoferax sp. PAMC 29310 genomic stretch:
- a CDS encoding L-threonylcarbamoyladenylate synthase, giving the protein MILDGTAAQSIASGAALIRDGSLLGLPTETVYGLAADADNADAVGQIFKAKGRPADHPLIVHVLDATGVDHFARDVPHFARALIAAFWPGPLTLILPRRDGVAAASAGGQNSIGLRSPSHPVARALLKACLDASGGQVVWGVAAPSANQFGRVSPTTAAHVHSEFGDAVTVLDGGPCAVGIESTIIDCTRGVPVLLRPGAITPEQVQAVCGLAVRTKESLDDEAAPAPRASGTLESHYAPRAKVRLMDAKALQSALDLLGADIDGAQSDKPVIATYSRGVLKTKSAKVMRKAMPTDAPSAAYQLFADLRAMDDAGVQLIWIETPPPDSAWDGVRDRLQRAAS; this is encoded by the coding sequence ATGATTCTGGATGGAACTGCTGCGCAATCCATAGCTTCTGGCGCAGCGCTGATAAGGGATGGAAGCCTATTGGGCTTGCCCACCGAGACGGTGTACGGCTTGGCCGCAGACGCTGACAATGCAGACGCCGTGGGTCAAATTTTCAAAGCCAAAGGCCGCCCGGCCGACCATCCGCTGATTGTTCACGTGCTGGACGCCACGGGGGTGGATCACTTTGCGCGGGACGTGCCCCACTTTGCTCGCGCCTTGATCGCCGCCTTCTGGCCCGGCCCGCTCACGCTCATCTTGCCGCGCCGCGACGGGGTGGCGGCGGCGTCCGCCGGGGGGCAAAACTCCATTGGCCTGCGCAGCCCGTCGCACCCCGTGGCGCGGGCCTTGCTTAAGGCCTGCCTGGACGCCAGCGGCGGCCAAGTAGTTTGGGGCGTGGCAGCCCCCAGCGCCAACCAGTTTGGCCGCGTCAGCCCCACCACGGCAGCGCATGTGCACAGTGAGTTTGGCGATGCCGTGACCGTGCTGGACGGCGGGCCATGCGCCGTGGGTATCGAGTCCACCATCATCGACTGCACCCGGGGTGTGCCGGTGTTGCTGCGCCCCGGCGCCATCACACCAGAGCAGGTGCAGGCCGTTTGCGGCCTGGCAGTGCGGACCAAAGAATCATTGGACGACGAGGCGGCCCCCGCGCCTCGGGCCTCAGGCACGCTGGAGTCGCACTACGCCCCGCGCGCCAAGGTGCGCCTGATGGACGCCAAGGCCTTGCAGTCGGCCTTGGATTTGTTGGGCGCTGACATCGACGGCGCCCAGAGTGACAAACCAGTTATTGCCACCTACTCCCGTGGGGTTCTCAAAACCAAGTCGGCCAAAGTCATGAGAAAAGCCATGCCGACCGATGCACCATCGGCCGCCTACCAGCTGTTTGCCGACTTGCGCGCCATGGACGATGCCGGTGTGCAGCTGATCTGGATTGAGACCCCACCGCCTGATTCCGCGTGGGACGGCGTGCGCGACCGCTTGCAACGCGCGGCGAGCTGA
- a CDS encoding potassium transporter Kup, which translates to MSIKDDRESIAGLTLGAMGVVYGDIGTSPLYTMREIFGTATAIPLDAAHIIGSVSVIFWGLMMVVTLKYVLLVLRADNRGEGGIMALTALVANAAGKTPRRRLILLMTGVFGAALFYGDTVITPAISVLSAVEGLEVITPAFKPYVLPICIAVLIGLFAMQRFGTATVGRMFGPVIALWFGVLTVTGVTQILQEPTILAALNPLNAFHFLRSQGWHVFVAVGAIVLAFTGAEALYADMGHFGKRPIQLAWIGLVLPALTINYMGQGALLLRDPSALGNPFYRLFPSFWLIPAVVLATVATVIASQAVITGAYSMTKQAMQLGLLPRMQVNYTSAKNAGQIYLPGVNWLLLVAVIIAVLGFGSSSALAAAYGMSVTVTMLITTVLTYFLVRDGWGYPLPLAIVATGVFLVLDVLLVMSCSLKFFQGGWFPLLLGVAIFFVMATWHRGRELLIDSIRRDDPELLPFANRLLVDRVHRVARTAVYAVANPGTVPQALMHNLKHNQVLHERNVILTVKFHDVPWIPFEERVKVMSLTTGFWTVQVNYGFKNTPDVPKALELCSFNGAPINLFETSYFLSREIVVPTKGAGMSHWREVCFAFMSRNAGSVSSFFQLPNNCVIELGTRVQI; encoded by the coding sequence ATGAGTATCAAAGACGATCGAGAAAGCATTGCCGGGCTGACCCTTGGCGCCATGGGCGTTGTGTACGGCGACATTGGCACGAGCCCGTTGTACACAATGAGGGAAATCTTCGGTACTGCAACCGCAATCCCGCTGGACGCAGCTCACATCATTGGCTCCGTGTCCGTCATTTTTTGGGGCCTGATGATGGTTGTGACGCTGAAATATGTGTTGCTCGTTTTGCGCGCAGACAATCGCGGCGAAGGCGGCATCATGGCGTTAACTGCACTTGTTGCCAATGCGGCTGGAAAAACACCTCGGCGCCGGCTGATCCTGCTGATGACCGGCGTTTTCGGAGCCGCACTGTTTTACGGGGATACCGTCATCACACCGGCGATTTCCGTACTCAGCGCGGTCGAGGGACTGGAGGTGATCACCCCAGCTTTCAAGCCCTACGTGCTGCCTATTTGCATCGCGGTTCTGATTGGCTTGTTTGCCATGCAGCGGTTTGGCACGGCCACAGTCGGACGGATGTTTGGACCAGTCATTGCGCTGTGGTTCGGCGTTCTAACCGTGACCGGTGTCACGCAAATTCTGCAAGAACCAACCATTCTGGCCGCACTGAACCCCTTGAACGCGTTTCATTTTTTACGCTCACAAGGCTGGCATGTGTTTGTTGCCGTCGGCGCGATTGTGCTGGCCTTCACCGGGGCAGAAGCCCTTTATGCCGATATGGGGCATTTTGGAAAACGACCAATACAGCTCGCCTGGATTGGTCTAGTGTTGCCTGCATTGACCATCAACTACATGGGGCAGGGCGCGTTGCTCCTTCGCGACCCGAGCGCATTGGGAAATCCGTTCTATCGCCTCTTTCCATCGTTTTGGCTCATTCCAGCCGTCGTGCTCGCGACCGTGGCGACTGTGATTGCCTCGCAGGCGGTCATAACAGGCGCCTATTCAATGACCAAGCAGGCGATGCAACTGGGTTTGCTTCCAAGAATGCAGGTCAATTACACCTCGGCCAAGAATGCAGGGCAGATCTATCTGCCGGGGGTGAATTGGCTCTTGTTAGTGGCCGTCATCATTGCTGTACTGGGGTTCGGTAGTTCTTCCGCGTTGGCGGCCGCTTACGGCATGTCAGTGACAGTGACCATGCTCATCACAACGGTCTTGACGTATTTTTTGGTTCGAGACGGCTGGGGTTACCCGCTGCCGCTGGCAATTGTGGCGACTGGCGTCTTCCTGGTTCTGGATGTGCTGCTGGTGATGTCTTGTTCTCTCAAGTTCTTCCAGGGCGGCTGGTTTCCCCTGTTGCTGGGCGTGGCTATTTTCTTTGTCATGGCCACCTGGCACCGGGGTCGTGAACTGCTGATTGACAGTATTCGTCGCGATGATCCAGAGCTTTTGCCGTTCGCCAATCGCTTGTTGGTTGATCGCGTTCATCGGGTTGCAAGAACCGCTGTTTATGCCGTTGCTAATCCAGGCACCGTGCCGCAAGCCCTGATGCACAACCTCAAGCACAACCAGGTACTGCACGAGCGCAATGTGATTCTCACTGTGAAGTTCCACGACGTTCCCTGGATACCGTTTGAAGAACGTGTGAAAGTAATGTCGCTCACGACAGGCTTCTGGACAGTGCAGGTCAACTACGGATTCAAGAACACGCCGGATGTTCCCAAAGCACTTGAACTCTGTTCTTTTAACGGCGCACCCATCAATCTCTTTGAGACTTCCTACTTCCTGAGTCGGGAAATTGTGGTGCCAACCAAAGGGGCCGGAATGAGCCATTGGCGGGAAGTCTGCTTTGCCTTTATGTCTCGGAACGCAGGCAGTGTGTCCAGCTTTTTTCAATTGCCCAATAACTGCGTGATTGAACTCGGCACAAGGGTTCAGATTTAG
- a CDS encoding IS110 family transposase: MKVTTVGIDLAKNVFQVHGVNEFGEPVIKKQLRRDQVAAFFVNLPPCLVGMEACGSAHHWARKLRAMGHDVRLMSPQFVKPYVKTNKNGAADAQAICEAVARPNMRFVPIKNVEQQGVLSLHRVRQGFVIARTAQSNQIRGLLSEFGLIVPQGIEHITKQVPELIEDASNELPGAFRLLILRLIEHFKVLDAQVDELESQIVKWHRLSEASSKLAKVPGIGPITASALVASLGDAKNFENGRQVAAWLGLVPKQNSSGGKQNLLSISKRGDSYLRSLLIHGARAVIYRAPQKPEACGWINGVLSRRHKNVATVALANKNARIAWALLAHDREFRSDYTTVRSA, translated from the coding sequence ATGAAGGTTACAACAGTCGGTATTGACCTGGCGAAGAACGTTTTCCAGGTGCATGGCGTTAACGAGTTTGGCGAGCCAGTCATCAAGAAGCAACTTCGCCGCGATCAAGTGGCTGCATTCTTTGTCAATCTGCCGCCGTGTCTGGTTGGCATGGAAGCCTGTGGCAGCGCTCACCACTGGGCGCGCAAGCTGCGCGCTATGGGGCATGACGTTCGGCTGATGTCGCCTCAGTTTGTGAAACCCTATGTCAAGACCAACAAGAACGGTGCGGCCGATGCGCAGGCCATCTGTGAGGCAGTCGCGCGGCCCAACATGCGCTTTGTGCCGATCAAGAACGTGGAGCAGCAAGGTGTTCTCTCGCTGCACAGGGTACGTCAGGGCTTTGTGATCGCCCGCACGGCCCAGTCCAACCAGATCCGCGGACTGCTGTCGGAGTTTGGCCTCATAGTTCCCCAAGGCATCGAGCACATCACCAAGCAGGTGCCAGAACTCATAGAAGACGCCAGTAACGAGCTGCCCGGAGCATTTCGGCTGCTCATATTGCGACTGATTGAGCACTTCAAAGTGCTTGACGCCCAGGTTGACGAGCTGGAGTCGCAAATAGTCAAATGGCACCGCCTGAGTGAAGCCAGCAGCAAGCTGGCCAAGGTGCCTGGTATTGGCCCCATCACCGCCAGTGCACTGGTGGCCTCATTGGGAGATGCAAAGAACTTCGAGAACGGTCGCCAAGTGGCAGCTTGGCTGGGCTTGGTACCCAAGCAGAACTCCAGCGGCGGCAAACAGAACTTGCTCAGCATCAGTAAGCGCGGTGATTCTTACTTGCGCTCTCTGCTGATACACGGCGCGCGCGCGGTCATTTACCGTGCTCCGCAAAAACCCGAAGCCTGCGGCTGGATCAACGGTGTGCTCAGTCGGCGCCACAAGAACGTGGCAACGGTGGCACTGGCCAACAAGAACGCGCGTATTGCGTGGGCCCTACTGGCGCATGACCGAGAGTTTCGATCCGACTACACGACAGTCAGGTCGGCCTGA
- a CDS encoding response regulator, whose translation MTLRVLVVEDDREIRALMQSSLTVEGFDVRTAVTVSEAKALLHNTPPDVMVLDLGLPDGDGIDLVHEVRRHHSLPILVVSARHQEAQKIQLLDAGADDYLTKPFSVAELLARIRVALRHRGTALDAAIKIHELDDFRVDLTLRQVQRGGATLHLTPTEFKLLARLVRSAGRVVTHRHLLSDVWGPEFTEHTHYLRLYMAQLRAKIERDPAEPRHLLTEIGIGYRLAV comes from the coding sequence ATGACCCTGCGCGTTCTGGTCGTTGAAGACGACCGTGAGATAAGAGCCTTGATGCAGTCTTCATTGACTGTCGAAGGGTTTGATGTGAGAACGGCAGTGACTGTGAGTGAGGCCAAGGCCCTCTTGCACAACACGCCGCCCGATGTCATGGTGCTGGATTTGGGGCTGCCAGATGGAGACGGCATTGACCTAGTGCACGAAGTGAGAAGACACCATTCGCTGCCCATCCTCGTGGTCTCCGCTCGCCACCAGGAAGCTCAAAAAATACAATTGCTCGATGCGGGTGCGGACGACTACCTGACCAAACCCTTTAGTGTTGCCGAGCTTTTGGCCCGTATTCGTGTCGCGCTACGCCATCGAGGTACCGCGCTGGATGCCGCTATCAAGATCCACGAACTGGACGATTTTCGGGTGGACCTGACGTTGCGCCAGGTGCAACGCGGCGGAGCAACCTTGCACCTCACGCCGACCGAATTCAAACTGCTGGCACGCCTGGTGCGCAGTGCCGGTCGGGTGGTGACCCATCGCCACCTGCTCTCGGACGTGTGGGGGCCTGAATTCACGGAGCACACACACTATTTGCGACTCTACATGGCCCAGTTGCGAGCAAAGATTGAACGCGACCCGGCAGAACCCCGGCACCTCTTGACGGAAATTGGCATCGGGTATCGCTTGGCTGTTTGA
- a CDS encoding DUF4337 domain-containing protein — MEFDPLEVIESAKSANVTKRLPWLNPAVAITVALLATFMGICKVKDDNIVQAMQQAQADKLDNWQFYQARNIREEIAKSTLAQLRLQALAAPVKLQVAFDAQIRAYEGLAKDQNQKKNELKAQAEKDQSTYDALNFKDDQFDLSDAAIAIAISLLAVTSLTQLPWLFVMALFPSGFGVLMGLAGLIGWTIHPDVLIKLLS; from the coding sequence ATGGAATTTGATCCCCTTGAAGTCATAGAGTCCGCCAAGTCGGCAAACGTCACAAAGAGGTTGCCTTGGCTCAATCCCGCGGTGGCCATCACCGTTGCGCTGCTCGCCACCTTTATGGGAATTTGCAAGGTCAAAGATGACAACATTGTGCAAGCGATGCAACAAGCGCAAGCCGATAAACTTGACAATTGGCAGTTCTATCAAGCGCGCAACATACGGGAAGAAATTGCAAAGTCGACACTAGCTCAATTGCGACTTCAAGCATTGGCAGCCCCTGTCAAACTGCAAGTTGCTTTCGATGCACAAATTCGCGCTTACGAAGGGTTGGCGAAGGATCAAAATCAAAAGAAGAATGAATTAAAAGCCCAGGCAGAGAAAGACCAGTCAACTTACGACGCGTTGAATTTCAAGGACGACCAATTTGACCTGTCTGATGCAGCAATTGCCATCGCCATCTCTTTGCTCGCCGTGACGTCGCTAACTCAATTGCCTTGGCTCTTTGTGATGGCACTCTTTCCATCCGGATTCGGTGTACTCATGGGTCTGGCAGGCCTCATCGGTTGGACTATTCACCCGGACGTGCTTATTAAACTATTAAGCTAA
- a CDS encoding 5-(carboxyamino)imidazole ribonucleotide synthase, producing MSGQTLLPGTMASGRPTTLGVMGGGQLGRMFVQAAQAMGYFTVVLDPDVVSPAGLVSHYHIQTDYLDEQGLAQLMQRCAAITTEFENVPAPALLTLGAARPTAPSGEAVGIAQDRAKEKAHFVRCGVPCAPYALLETPEQLAAISDDLLPGILKTTRLGYDGKGQARVTTREELATAWADMKQVACVLEKMLPLKAECSVIVARGWDGTCVNLPVQLNLHREGILAVTEVYEGNVPLALAERAVEATKSIAEGLQYVGVLCVEFFVLADDSLVVNEMAPRPHNSGHYSINACDQSQFDLQVRTLGGLPLVQPRQHSPSIMLNLLGDLWVNDVTPPWDQVLALPGTHLQLYGKLKASKGRKMGHLNITGATVAEVRATALAAAKILGIEPF from the coding sequence AGGCGGCCCAGGCAATGGGTTATTTCACCGTGGTGCTGGACCCCGATGTGGTCAGCCCCGCCGGGCTGGTGAGCCACTATCACATCCAGACGGATTACCTGGACGAGCAGGGGCTGGCCCAGCTGATGCAGCGCTGCGCGGCCATCACCACCGAGTTTGAAAACGTGCCGGCGCCCGCCTTGTTGACGCTGGGCGCCGCCCGGCCCACGGCACCCAGCGGCGAGGCAGTGGGCATTGCCCAAGACCGGGCCAAGGAAAAAGCCCACTTTGTGCGCTGTGGCGTGCCGTGCGCGCCCTACGCCCTGCTGGAAACGCCCGAGCAGTTGGCGGCCATCTCCGACGACCTGCTGCCCGGCATTTTGAAAACCACGCGCCTGGGTTACGACGGCAAAGGCCAGGCCCGCGTCACCACCCGTGAAGAACTGGCGACCGCTTGGGCGGACATGAAGCAGGTGGCCTGCGTGCTGGAAAAAATGCTGCCCCTGAAGGCCGAGTGTTCGGTGATCGTGGCGCGCGGTTGGGACGGCACTTGCGTCAACTTGCCGGTGCAGCTCAACCTGCACCGCGAAGGCATATTGGCGGTGACCGAGGTTTATGAAGGAAATGTGCCTTTAGCCCTCGCAGAACGTGCGGTAGAAGCTACTAAATCCATAGCAGAAGGCCTGCAGTATGTGGGCGTGCTTTGCGTGGAGTTCTTCGTGCTGGCCGACGATTCGTTGGTGGTGAACGAGATGGCGCCGCGCCCGCACAACAGCGGCCACTACAGCATCAACGCCTGCGACCAGTCGCAGTTTGACCTGCAGGTGCGCACGCTGGGCGGCTTGCCACTGGTGCAACCGCGCCAGCACAGCCCGTCCATCATGCTGAATTTGCTGGGTGACTTGTGGGTGAACGACGTCACACCGCCGTGGGACCAGGTGCTGGCGCTGCCCGGCACCCATTTGCAGTTGTACGGCAAGCTCAAGGCCAGCAAAGGCCGCAAGATGGGTCACCTGAACATCACCGGCGCCACCGTGGCCGAGGTGCGTGCGACGGCCCTGGCGGCCGCCAAGATCCTTGGCATTGAGCCGTTCTGA
- a CDS encoding 4'-phosphopantetheinyl transferase superfamily protein, giving the protein MRTPTGPVPVVQVDTGSPWSALVPRSEPLFVIAVKTPDNPDRTVARQAIRTCLTGILGEMWGCEPADVTLTHTPGQPLRAQGPHSPEWGLSVSHEAGLSVAAVNRLGPVGVDIVCESPAFDWHAVAHDYMGPAMARQLASQPLVSQNQQFLRAWARHEAGLKCLSLGLVEWSPALQSRLAALQVVDLELPAGWLGTIVCP; this is encoded by the coding sequence ATGCGAACCCCGACTGGACCGGTGCCGGTCGTACAAGTCGACACCGGGTCGCCTTGGTCGGCCCTCGTTCCACGGTCAGAGCCGCTGTTCGTCATCGCCGTGAAAACGCCAGACAACCCGGATCGCACGGTGGCGCGCCAAGCCATCCGCACCTGCCTCACAGGCATTCTGGGCGAGATGTGGGGTTGCGAGCCCGCCGACGTCACGCTGACCCACACGCCGGGCCAGCCTTTGCGAGCGCAGGGCCCGCATTCGCCGGAGTGGGGCTTGTCGGTGAGCCATGAGGCAGGCCTATCGGTGGCGGCCGTGAACCGCTTGGGGCCGGTGGGCGTGGACATCGTCTGCGAGTCACCGGCCTTTGACTGGCACGCCGTCGCGCACGACTACATGGGGCCGGCGATGGCAAGGCAACTCGCGTCACAACCGTTGGTCTCCCAAAACCAGCAGTTCCTGCGCGCCTGGGCTCGCCACGAGGCGGGCCTCAAATGCTTGTCACTGGGTCTGGTGGAATGGAGCCCGGCTTTGCAATCCCGCCTGGCGGCCCTGCAAGTGGTGGACCTCGAGCTGCCTGCGGGCTGGCTGGGCACGATTGTCTGCCCCTGA
- a CDS encoding ATP-binding protein codes for MHLFAVSTFRYPSLTRWFIVALLLTGATAFGYVVDHHVSLTSQAMLYVLAVAMASYTLGWKESAVCAVGAVTAFNFFFVSPRLTFQVDSQEHLIALLTMLLVALVISNLAASLKRETQAARLNAQRAGQLQMLATDLADATSADEIAGLGQIALNSAFGGPCVLALRKDADALQGEFTSSIVDAMQCCIKESAILGPGTGRWPGLEAWYLPLGAKGQVSGAVRVQPALAGDASGREHAQTLCSLLGQALWRVRLISSMLAAEHEAQRQQVQSTFLAAISHDLRTPLAAVVGAASALQTQRDKLSRAEQDRLLSSIISEATYLSTVTDNTLQLVRLTHSSQVLSRDWESMEEIVGAVLARVRQRDPSRRIKSTVPEQLPLIKVDPVLLAQLVANLLDNALKYSSDVIELNVNVCDDELRVCVKDLGPGIPAEQVETLFEPFSHNDHSGQRGAGLGLAVCRAIAVAHGGSLTFRRRKGGGSNFTLSLPLDQPQPPSEYT; via the coding sequence ATGCACCTTTTTGCTGTTTCCACCTTCCGATACCCATCGCTAACGCGCTGGTTTATTGTTGCCTTGTTGCTGACCGGCGCCACGGCCTTTGGCTACGTGGTAGACCATCATGTGTCCCTGACAAGCCAGGCAATGTTGTACGTTCTGGCAGTGGCAATGGCGTCCTACACGCTCGGATGGAAAGAGTCGGCGGTGTGTGCTGTCGGTGCTGTCACCGCATTCAATTTCTTTTTTGTTTCACCGCGGCTTACATTCCAGGTTGACAGTCAAGAGCATCTGATTGCCCTACTCACGATGCTGTTGGTCGCGCTGGTTATCAGCAACTTGGCGGCTAGCCTGAAAAGAGAAACGCAAGCTGCACGACTGAACGCGCAGCGGGCGGGTCAACTACAGATGCTGGCCACGGACCTCGCTGACGCGACAAGCGCAGATGAAATTGCTGGGTTGGGCCAAATCGCCCTTAACTCCGCATTTGGCGGACCTTGCGTACTGGCCTTGCGCAAAGATGCCGATGCCCTGCAGGGTGAGTTCACTTCTTCCATAGTTGATGCCATGCAATGCTGCATCAAGGAGTCAGCAATATTGGGGCCAGGTACCGGGCGTTGGCCGGGACTCGAAGCCTGGTATTTGCCATTGGGAGCGAAAGGGCAGGTCAGTGGCGCGGTTCGTGTTCAGCCCGCATTGGCTGGGGATGCCAGTGGTCGCGAGCACGCCCAGACACTGTGCAGCTTGCTGGGACAGGCCCTTTGGCGTGTGCGACTGATTTCATCGATGTTGGCGGCCGAGCACGAAGCGCAGCGGCAGCAAGTTCAGAGCACTTTCCTGGCAGCCATTTCACACGATTTGCGCACCCCTTTGGCCGCTGTCGTGGGAGCTGCATCCGCATTGCAAACCCAGCGCGACAAACTTAGCAGGGCGGAACAGGACCGGTTGTTGAGCAGCATCATCAGCGAGGCCACCTACCTATCCACCGTGACAGACAACACGCTGCAACTGGTTCGACTGACCCACTCCTCCCAAGTTCTCAGCCGGGATTGGGAATCCATGGAGGAAATAGTGGGCGCGGTACTGGCTCGTGTCCGCCAACGTGACCCCTCGCGACGCATCAAGTCGACAGTCCCGGAGCAATTGCCATTGATCAAGGTGGACCCAGTCCTGCTGGCGCAGTTGGTAGCTAACCTGCTAGACAACGCGCTTAAATACAGCAGCGACGTAATCGAACTGAATGTCAATGTCTGCGACGATGAATTGCGAGTTTGCGTCAAGGACCTCGGGCCGGGAATCCCTGCCGAGCAAGTTGAAACCCTATTCGAACCGTTTTCACACAACGACCATTCCGGGCAACGTGGCGCCGGTCTAGGACTAGCCGTATGCCGCGCCATTGCCGTAGCACATGGTGGCAGCTTGACCTTCAGGCGCCGAAAGGGCGGCGGCAGCAACTTCACGTTGTCACTGCCACTCGACCAGCCGCAACCACCAAGTGAGTACACATGA